One window from the genome of Pyrus communis chromosome 16, drPyrComm1.1, whole genome shotgun sequence encodes:
- the LOC137720377 gene encoding uncharacterized protein isoform X2, whose amino-acid sequence MAANGIHFTRVGDKVFPVGFHWTRVGDKVLPVGFGFRPTGQELIGYYLQMKLKGTDYVFSDVIPEINNICSHEPWDLPRRSPIRSTNQEWYFFSTYKKTSKNQTERATKEGFWKITGTKKPVKTEDQRTVIGEKRILTFYQGRVHDNDKKKTDWVMHEYYIPQTNPNVNQRDLVVCCVKKKSGENVDAANCHEGESSTNNNASDFGNQQLLAPRMDIEEEHTPQQQSMDIFEWTKYSMLASALGDHYHEMPSAFGANERDGTIEVPEISIMDWDAVESTFHWDSEPPVDSRHSRGQKDVKLYQIQAASSVNLVPKPQTDRIQVVTDEHSGTHQRTKSDKEAEVAQGNNAEKGLKQTQNAITTGNWKGCFISWEASPPLTSPASVYLFNMVLGVIMFCIFAWEAVLYGQ is encoded by the exons ATGGCTGCCAATGGAATCCACTTCACCAGAGTAGGTGACAAGGTGTTCCCAGTGGGATTCCACTGGACCAGAGTGGGTGACAAGGTGTTGCCAGTGGGATTCGGATTCCGCCCCACAGGACAAGAGCTGATCGGATATTACTTGCAGATGAAGCTCAAGGGAACGGATTACGTTTTCAGCGACGTCATCCCTGAAATCAATAATATCTGCAGCCACGAGCCATGGGACTTGCCTc GGCGTTCACCCATCCGCTCGACTAATCAAGAATGGTACTTCTTCAGCACTTACAAAAAAACCAGCAAAAACCAGACCGAAAGGGCAACGAAGGAAGGCTTCTGGAAGATCACTGGTACCAAAAAACCGGTCAAGACTGAAGACCAAAGAACTGTCATCGGTGAAAAAAGGATTCTAACTTTTTACCAAGGTCGTGTTCATGACAACGACAAAAAAAAGACCGACTGGGTTATGCATGAGTATtacatcccccaaaccaatccTAATGTTAATCAG AGGGATTTAGTTGTCTGTTGCGTAAAGAAGAAATCAGGTGAGAATGTGGATGCTGCAAACTGTCATGAAGGTGAATCGAGTACTAACAACAATGCATCTGATTTTGGAAACCAACAGCTACTAGCACCTCGTATGGATATTGAAGAG GAACATACTCCGCAACAACAAAGTATGGACATTTTTGAGTGGACAAAGTATAGCATGCTTGCAAGTGCCCTTGGTGATCATTACCATGAGATGCCATCGGCATTTGGAGCTAATGAACGTGATGGAACTATCGAAGTGCCCGAAATTTCAATTATGGACTGGGATGCCGTAGAATCAACATTTCACTGGGATAGTGAGCCACCAGTTGATTCGAGGCACTCCAGAGGACAGAAAGATGTTAAGCTTTACCAGATACAGGCTGCTTCCTCTGTCAATTTAGTACCTAAACCTCAGACTGATCGTATTCAAGTAGTCACTGATGAACATTCTGGTACACATCAAAGAACAAAGTCTGACAAAGAAGCAGAGGTGGCTCAAGGCAATAATGCAGAAAAGGGTCTGAAGCAGACGCAGAACGCAATAACCACAGGCAATTGGAAGGGCTGTTTCATTTCATGGGAGGCATCCCCTCCATTAACAAGTCCCGCCTCGGTGTACCTTTTCAACATGGTTCTAGGCGTAATAATGTTCTGCATTTTTGCTTGGGAAGCAGTTTTATACGGGCAGTGA
- the LOC137720844 gene encoding uncharacterized calcium-binding protein At1g02270-like has product MGLGGGSNVAKVNRREGESLSRSYSGSCTSFPSISEPKPETLAGPCLVSCTTFNILAPIYKRLDQQNQSLRESDYREFWVARNQRILDWLLYESSAIICLQEFWVGNEEFVNMYLDRLGDAGYTTFKLARTNNRGDGLLTAVRRDCFSVLNYRELHFNDFGDRVAQLLHVQLASPFSQNQRGNVQQEMLIVNTHLLFPHDSSLSIVRLHEVYKILQFVESYQNENKLNPMPIVLCGDWNGSKRGHVYKFLRSQGFESTYDAAHQYTDADAHKWVSHRNHRGNICGVDFIWLCNPNKSRKPLKASWCEAVFGILRCQLRKASMAENDAFTFLKGDSHGDFITTSAFCEGLHQVNLIGHPTGLGFQETRDLWIQADADANGFLDYEEFKSRIWSSTASEEMESLNVSREESKRGTQGALGFNVKNAVLYPREAEKGIWPDDYTLSDHAGLSVVLSPERMWCCQS; this is encoded by the exons ATG GGTTTAGGTGGAGGTTCTAATGTGGCAAAGGTCAATCGCAGAGAAGGTGAGAGCCTTTCAAGGAGCTATAGCGGCAGCTGCACTTCGTTTCCGTCGATATCAGAGCCAAAGCCAGAGACTTTGGCAGGGCCTTGCTTAGTTTCGTGCACGACTTTCAATATTTTGGCTCCAATCTATAAACGACTCGATCAACAG AATCAAAGCCTTCGAGAGAGCGACTACAGGGAGTTTTGGGTGGCCAGGAACCAGAGGATTTTGGATTGGTTGCTCTATGAATCATCCGCCATTATTTGTCTGCAG GAGTTCTGGGTTGGAAATGAAGAATTTGTGAATATGTACCTGGACAGGCTTGGTGATGCAGGCTATACTACCTTCAAGCTTGCCCGAACTAACAACCGGGGTGACG GTTTGCTGACTGCTGTGCGGAGGGATTGCTTTAGTGTTCTAAACTATCGAGAGTTgcattttaatgattttggagATCGTGTTGCTCAGCTGTTACATGTTCAGTTAGCTTCCCCATTTTCACAAAACCAGAGAGGAAACGTTCAGCAAGAAATGCTAATTGTGAATACTCACTTGTTATTTCCTCACGATTCCAGTCTCTCTATAGTGCGATTGCATGAG gtttacaaaattttgcaaTTTGTGGAGTCATATCAGaatgaaaacaagctaaaccCGATGCCCATTGTACTCTGTGG TGACTGGAATGGAAGTAAACGTGGCCATGTGTACAAATTCCTTAGATCGCAGGGGTTTGAATCAACATATGATGCTGCTCATCAATATACTGATGCGGATGCTCACAAG TGGGTTAGCCACCGTAATCATAGGGGAAACATCTGCGGTGTTGACTTCATTTGGCTTTGTAATCCCAATAAGTCACGAAAACCACTAAAGGCTAGTTGGTGCGAAGCTGTTTTTGGAATATTACGG TGCCAGCTCCGAAAAGCTTCGATGGCTGAAAATGATGCATTTACCTTTCTAAAGGGTGATAGTCATGGTGATTTTATTACGACCTCAGCTTTCTGTGAAGGACTACATCAG GTTAACTTAATTGGTCATCCTACGGGACTAGGTTTCCAGGAGACGAGGGATCTCTGGATCCAAGCAGATGCCGACGCAAATGGTTTCCTTGATTACGAAGAATTTAAG AGTAGAATCTGGAGTTCGACAGcgtcagaggaaatggaaagcCTTAACGTTAGTAGAGAGGAGTCCAAACGAGGCACGCAGGGCGCCCTCGGATTCAATGTGAAGAATGCAGTTCTATACCCCCGTGAGGCGGAGAAGGGAATATGGCCCGATGATTACACTCTCTCTGACCATGCTGGACTATCGGTTGTACTTTCACCAGAAAGGATGTGGTGTTGCCAGTCGTAA
- the LOC137720376 gene encoding protein NTM1-like 9 — MAANRNRFTRAGDLTVPLGFRFRPTEEELIDYYLQMKLEGKDYLVSDVIREINICSHEPWDLPGFSLIKSDDQEWYFFSTYKKNNRNQTERATKKGFWKITGAQKPVKTQDNRTIIGKKRILTFYRGTVRNSQRTNWGMHEYYIPQPNPNADQRDFVLCCVKKKAGENVDAANCDEGESITYNNESDFENQLLLALGMDIEEEHTQQQQSMDYFEREEGRMLASAPGNNDYHGLQYAFGADEPDDKFAEFLNSIIVDRDQDETTHANIFNDSTHPDATHANIFNVSTHPDTTHANIFNDSTLPESITRVYFEDEALSSDADTEILLAQEMSLQMLSEPPVDSSHSRRQEGVMLYQAQAASSVNVVPKPQTDHLQVVTDEHSGTHRRQLVNDEHSGTHQRTSRPQRESRHNNALNVKNASSVDVDAELPQIKCIRLAPDEYYNNERTRRRTNPTSALEALSKQKELKQQQSKAKEAAELRAAVDFPPKLTSITKSNKEAEVAQGNNAEKGVKQTQNTTTTCNWKGCSFISWETAPPLTSPPSEYLFNMVLGIIMFCFFAGQVILYG; from the exons ATGGCTGCCAATAGAAACCGCTTCACCAGAGCAGGTGACCTGACGGTGCCATTGGGATTCCGGTTCCGCCCCACAGAAGAAGAGCTGATCGACTATTACTTGCAGATGaagctcgagggtaaggattacCTTGTCAGCGACGTCATCCGTGAAATCAATATCTGCAGCCACGAGCCATGGGACTTGCCTG GGTTTTCACTCATAAAGTCGGATGATCAAGAATGGTACTTCTTCAGcacttacaaaaaaaacaacAGAAACCAGACCGAAAGGGCGACAAAGAAAGGCTTCTGGAAGATCACTGGTGCCCAAAAACCGGTCAAGACTCAAGACAATAGAACTATCATCGGTAAAAAAAGGATTCTAACTTTTTACCGAGGTACTGTTCGTAATTCCCAAAGGACCAACTGGGGTATGCATGAGTATTACATCCCCCAACCCAATCCTAATGCTGATCAG AGGGATTTCGTTCTCTGTTGCGTAAAGAAGAAAGCAGGTGAGAATGTGGATGCTGCAAACTGTGATGAAGGTGAATCTATTACTTACAACAATGAATCTGATTTCGAAAATCAACTGCTACTAGCACTTGGTATGGATATTGAAGAG GAGCATACTCAGCAACAACAAAGCATGGACTATTTTGAGAGGGAAGAGGGTCGTATGCTTGCAAGTGCCCCTGGTAATAATGATTACCATGGGTTACAATATGCATTTGGAGCTGATGAACCAGATGATAAGTTCGCAGAGTTCTTAAATTCAATTATTGTTGACAGGGATCAGGATGAAACAACTCATGCTAACATCTTCAACGACTCCACTCATCCTGATGCAACTCATGCTAACATCTTCAACGTCTCCACTCATCCTGATACAACTCATGCTAACATCTTCAACGACTCCACTCTGCCAGAGTCAATTACGAGGGTGTATTTTGAGGATGAAGCATTAAGCAGTGACGCAGACACAGAAATACTCCTTGCACAg gaaatGAGTTTACAAATGCTTAGTGAGCCACCAGTTGATTCGAGCCACTCCAGAAGACAGGAAGGTGTTATGCTTTACCAGGCACAGGCTGCTTCCTCTGTCAATGTAGTACCTAAACCTCAGACTGATCATCTTCAAGTAGTCACTGATGAACATTCTGGTACACATCGTCGTCAATTAGTTAATGACGAGCATTCTGGTACACATCAAAGAACAAGCAGGCCGCAACGTGAATCAAGACACAATAATGCCTTAAACGTAAAGAATGCTTCCTCTGTGGATGTAGATGCAGAATTACCTCAGATTAAATGTATTCGATTAGCCCCTGATGAATACTATAACAATGAAAGAACACGCAGAAGAACAAATCCAACAAGTGCCCTCGAAGCACTAAGCAAACAGAAAGAATTAAAACAGCAGCAAAGCAAG GCAAAAGAAGCTGCAGAGCTTCGAGCTGCTGTTGATTTTCCTCCGAAGTTGACCTCTATAACAAAGTCTAACAAAGAAGCAGAGGTGGCTCAAGGTAATAATGCAGAAAAGGGTGTGAAGCAGACACAGAACACAACAACCACTTGCAATTGGAAGGGCTGTTCTTTCATTTCATGGGAGACAGCCCCCCCATTAACAAGTCCCCCATCAGAATACCTTTTCAACATGGTTCTAGGCATAATAATGTTCTGCTTTTTTGCTGGGCAAGTAATTTTATACGGGTAG
- the LOC137720377 gene encoding uncharacterized protein isoform X1: protein MAANGIHFTRVGDKVFPVGFHWTRVGDKVLPVGFGFRPTGQELIGYYLQMKLKGTDYVFSDVIPEINNICSHEPWDLPRIYFQNPGRSPIRSTNQEWYFFSTYKKTSKNQTERATKEGFWKITGTKKPVKTEDQRTVIGEKRILTFYQGRVHDNDKKKTDWVMHEYYIPQTNPNVNQRDLVVCCVKKKSGENVDAANCHEGESSTNNNASDFGNQQLLAPRMDIEEEHTPQQQSMDIFEWTKYSMLASALGDHYHEMPSAFGANERDGTIEVPEISIMDWDAVESTFHWDSEPPVDSRHSRGQKDVKLYQIQAASSVNLVPKPQTDRIQVVTDEHSGTHQRTKSDKEAEVAQGNNAEKGLKQTQNAITTGNWKGCFISWEASPPLTSPASVYLFNMVLGVIMFCIFAWEAVLYGQ from the exons ATGGCTGCCAATGGAATCCACTTCACCAGAGTAGGTGACAAGGTGTTCCCAGTGGGATTCCACTGGACCAGAGTGGGTGACAAGGTGTTGCCAGTGGGATTCGGATTCCGCCCCACAGGACAAGAGCTGATCGGATATTACTTGCAGATGAAGCTCAAGGGAACGGATTACGTTTTCAGCGACGTCATCCCTGAAATCAATAATATCTGCAGCCACGAGCCATGGGACTTGCCTcgtatttattttcaaaacccag GGCGTTCACCCATCCGCTCGACTAATCAAGAATGGTACTTCTTCAGCACTTACAAAAAAACCAGCAAAAACCAGACCGAAAGGGCAACGAAGGAAGGCTTCTGGAAGATCACTGGTACCAAAAAACCGGTCAAGACTGAAGACCAAAGAACTGTCATCGGTGAAAAAAGGATTCTAACTTTTTACCAAGGTCGTGTTCATGACAACGACAAAAAAAAGACCGACTGGGTTATGCATGAGTATtacatcccccaaaccaatccTAATGTTAATCAG AGGGATTTAGTTGTCTGTTGCGTAAAGAAGAAATCAGGTGAGAATGTGGATGCTGCAAACTGTCATGAAGGTGAATCGAGTACTAACAACAATGCATCTGATTTTGGAAACCAACAGCTACTAGCACCTCGTATGGATATTGAAGAG GAACATACTCCGCAACAACAAAGTATGGACATTTTTGAGTGGACAAAGTATAGCATGCTTGCAAGTGCCCTTGGTGATCATTACCATGAGATGCCATCGGCATTTGGAGCTAATGAACGTGATGGAACTATCGAAGTGCCCGAAATTTCAATTATGGACTGGGATGCCGTAGAATCAACATTTCACTGGGATAGTGAGCCACCAGTTGATTCGAGGCACTCCAGAGGACAGAAAGATGTTAAGCTTTACCAGATACAGGCTGCTTCCTCTGTCAATTTAGTACCTAAACCTCAGACTGATCGTATTCAAGTAGTCACTGATGAACATTCTGGTACACATCAAAGAACAAAGTCTGACAAAGAAGCAGAGGTGGCTCAAGGCAATAATGCAGAAAAGGGTCTGAAGCAGACGCAGAACGCAATAACCACAGGCAATTGGAAGGGCTGTTTCATTTCATGGGAGGCATCCCCTCCATTAACAAGTCCCGCCTCGGTGTACCTTTTCAACATGGTTCTAGGCGTAATAATGTTCTGCATTTTTGCTTGGGAAGCAGTTTTATACGGGCAGTGA